From the genome of Anopheles moucheti chromosome 3, idAnoMoucSN_F20_07, whole genome shotgun sequence, one region includes:
- the LOC128302754 gene encoding uncharacterized protein LOC128302754: MGYSEDSKAYRLVDVLTSKITISRDVQFLQCNEQIQMQNNTNATSEDNEIPIPLFESTTDEELTADSDVDPDEVSIDSTTTDTSDQYEWEDAPVADEEMLRRSKRTTQGKLPMRYAFLAETEFQEEPKTLAEALASPDSSNWRKAMHEELGAMKRKIPGS, from the coding sequence ATGGGATACAGTGAAGATTCGAAGGCCTACCGACTAGTAGACGTGTTGACATCAAAGATAACGATTAGTCGAGATGTACAATTTTTGCAATGCAACGAACAGATacaaatgcaaaataatacaaatgcCACGTCGGAAGATAACGAGATTCCCATTCCGTTGTTCGAATCAACAACAGACGAAGAGCTAACTGCTGATTCAGATGTAGATCCAGATGAAGTGTCAATCGATTCTACTACAACTGACACTAGCGATCAGTACGAATGGGAAGATGCTCCTGTAGCAGATGAAGAGATGCTGAGGAGATCAAAGCGTACAACCCAAGGAAAACTGCCGATgcggtatgcttttctggctGAAACTGAGTTTCAGGAGGAGCCGAAAACTCTAGCAGAAGCGCTGGCGAGTCCTGATAGCAGCAATTGGAGAAAGGCAATGCATGAAGAGCTCGGGGCCATGAAACGTAAGATACCTGGGAGCTAG